The nucleotide sequence TCTGTGTTTGTTTTGATTGGTGATATTCTTTCAAGGGTCATCATTTACCCATATGAGATACCTGTATCACTAACCATGGGTGTCTTGGGCTCGATTATTTTCTTATATCTCATTTATAGGAGGATCAATCATGCCAAATAAATTCATTAAACCGTTAATTATGGTAGGGCTAATCGCACTACTTGCAGTGATACTTTACCTCACCTATTGGCTCATCGGTATTGATGTGATTACCATTGGCCAATTAGTACGTGGGTTATCGAGACGTGGTGCCCGTGTGGTCGCGATGATTGTGGTCGCTTTCACGATGGGTATGACGGGACTATTCTTCCAAACACTGACTCAAAATCGAATCTTAACACCCAGTGTGATTGGGTTTGATTCAACGTTTGTACTCTCACAAACGCTCATTGTGTTTTTGTTTGGTAGTAGCACTGTACTGATTGCTAATCCATACTATAATTTCATATTATCGACATTGGTAATGGTGTTTTCTTCCTTACTGTTATACGGATTCGTATTAAAAAAAGGGAAAAACAACCTCGCATTGCTCTTATTGGTGGGACTTGTATTTAGAACCCTCATGGGTAGCCTCACGTCATTTCTATCCAGAATCATCGATCCGGACGATTTTCTGGTGGTGACATCACGTTCGATGGCTTCCTTAACCAACATGAACACCGATATTTTATGGTATCTAGCACTACCAATCCTAGTCCTTGTAATCATACTGATGGCTAGGGATACGAAGTCTTTTGATGTCATGAATTTAGGGGAAGACCAAGCGAAAAGCTTGGGGGTATCCTATCATAAACTGATGAACCGTCATTTGATCTATATCGCGATTCTCATTTCGGTATCCACAGCTTTAGTCGGACCACTCATGTTCTTAGGGTTAATCACAGTCAATCTCTCAAGAGAAATACTCAAGACGGATTATCATAAACCGCTGTTATGGATGAGTAGCCTCTTAGGTATTGTGTTCCTAGTCTTGGGTCAATTCATTTTGACCACCTTGAACCTCAATACCTCACTAGCTACCCTCATCAACCTCATCCGTGGGTTATATATGATTTCTATCTTGGTGAAAGGAGAAAAACAAGCATGATTGAAATCCAACACTTAAATAAAAAATATGGTAGTTTGGTCGTCTTAGACGATGTCAGTCTGACCATCAAAGAAGGCGCGGTTACTGCCCTCATTGGACCCAATGGGGCAGGTAAATCAACTTTATTAGGCGTGATTTCAAAACTGATTGAAGCCGATTCAGGTACTGTTTTATTGGATGGGGAATCCATTTCAAAAATCAAGCCCAATGGTTTTGCCAAGGCGATAGCTATCCTTAAACAGACGAATCAAATCAATGTCAATTTAACGGTCAGAGAACTCGTTAGTTTCGGTCGTTGGCCGCACTCTAAAGGCAATCTTACGAAAGAAGATGAAGCCAAAATCGATGAAGCCATACAGTTTTTAAGACTTAAAGAAGTACAACATAAAAACATCAACCAACTCTCAGGAGGACAAAAACAACGTGCCTATATCGCGATGATTGTGGCACAAGACACGAAATATGTCTTACTAGATGAGCCACTCAATAACCTCGATATGCGATACTCTGTCGACATGATGCTCATCCTCCAAGATTTGGTTAAAAAGCTTGGTAAAACCGTCATGATTGTTTTACATGACATCAATTTCGCAGCCACTTTCTCCGATCACATCATCGCGATGAAAGATGGCAAAATCATCAAAGAAGGTACCCCAGATCAAATCATGGAAAAAGACATTTTAGATTATGTTTTTGACCACGAGTTTTGTATCGCCGGTGTCAATGGTAAAAAGTATTGTATATACTATCAAGAAAGTGTAGAGGAAAAGATATGAAAAAAATCTTGTTTTTAATCATGGTTATGTCCATGAGCCTATTTTTAGCAGCATGCACCATCGTGGATGACACGAAAGAATACCCAGAAACAGTCACCATCACACAAACAGTCACACACGCAACTTCCAGTACGGATACTGAAAAAACCACAGAAACGGTAGAAGAAGTCATCCCAACCAACCCTAAAAATGTTGCGATATTCGATTTTGGTGCTTTAGATATATTAGACCATGTAGGGATTGAAACCTTAGGTATCGAAAAATTAGCGATTGTCAAATCCAATGTACCAAGTTATTTAAGTAAATACAATGTCGATTCCGTAACCAATGCAGGCACATTGTTTGAACCGAATTTTGATAATTTAGATTTATTTAGCCCAGATTTAGTCATCATCTCTTCAAGAAGTGCTTGGACCTATGACAAACTCAAAGCTGAACTGGGTGGGGTTGCCGTACTCAATGTCGCCGTCAATAACACCAAGTATTTAGAAAGTGTTGAAAACAACTTAGATAACTTAAAAGCAATTTTTGGCGGAAACGAAGCGTTTGATACCATGAAGACCACCCTTCAAACCAAAACCGCTGAAGTGAAACTACTCGCACAAATGAGCAATTTCAAAACCTTAATTGTCATGACCAATGGGGATGACATTTCAGGATATGGCGTTGGTTCTCGTTTTAGCTTCATCCACAATGAGCTTGCTTTTACAGCTGCCGATGCTAACTTCGGTAATGGTGATGCCAATACCCATGGTGACATCATTTCATTCGAATATATTCAAACCTTAAATCCAGATGTCATCTTCGTGGTTGACCGTGCCGCTGCCATCGGTGGAGAAGCATCGACAGGTGTACTTGATAATGCATTAGTCAACGCAACAAATGCAGCACAAAACAACCGCATTATCGTCTTAGATTCAATCGCTTGGTACATTGTATCTGGAGGATATCAATCTACCCTCACGATGATCAACGACACAAAAGCGCTCTTTAGTTAAGTCCTGTTGACAACCAACCAATAAATTGATACAATAAAGTGTATTTTAGGAGGTACCCACATGAATTTTGCTGATTGGATCGCTATGGTACTAGGTTTATTCTTAATCGTAGCAGTTGCTTTACAATCTTCACAAGACGATGTCGCAAGCGCATTTTCAGGTGAAAAATCAGAGTTATTTAAAAATTCAAAGGCGAGAGGCTTAGAACTCTTCTTAGTAAGATTCACCGCTGTTGTGTCCTTTTTATTTGTGGCTATGGTTATTACATCCATCCTTACCCACTAAGATAACTGAAAAAACCAATTAAAATCCCTTATTCAATTAAGGGATTTTTTGTCGTGTAAACATGCTTATTGCACCTTAAGAAAATAATAAAGTGCAAAAATTGCACCTATAATGTAAGATAAAGTGCAAAAATTGCACCTATAATGTAAGATAAAGTGCAAATATATGTTATCATATAAGTAGAGGTGTTATCTATGACATTGAAAGAACAAAGAATCTATTTGGGTTTAACACAAACAGAAGTATCTAAAATGGTGAATATACCGCTTCGAACTTATAAAGATTATGAAAACAATCCAAAGAGAGTAAATTCGATTAAATACAAGTATATATTAGATAAACTGCTCGATTTTGGACACATCGATGAATCTCACGGTGTTTTGACATTAGATCAAATCAAACAAGGTATTTTCAAAGCAACCCAAAGCTATGAAATTGATTTTTGTTATTTATTTGGTTCATACGCAAGAAATGAAGCCACACCCAACAGTGATGTGGACTTGATCATATCTACAAAAGCAACAGGTCTTCAATATTATGGTTTAGTTGAAACCTTAAGACAACACCTGCTTAAAAAAGTCGATGTGATTTTGTGGACCGATTTAACATCCAATCCAGAATTAATTTATGCAGTTTTAAAGGACGGCATTAAGATTGTTGGTAAAGGAAAAGAATGACCAGTATTTTGTTGAAAAAATAGCTAAAGACATTGATTTCATCATAAAACATACCCAAGGTATGACCAAGGAAGCACTCGAAATCAATGAGGTGTTGATTGATTCTATCCTATTTAGATTCATTCAAATCTCAGAAAGTATGAAACGTCTAAGTGACGATTTTAGAATCAGACATGCTGAAATTTCATGGGTTAGTGTGATAGGTTTACGAAATAAAATCGTGCATGATTATGGGGATATTAGATTAGATGTGATTTATCAAACCATTCAAATGGATTTACCTAAACTGAAGGAAGTATTTCATTTTTAGGGTTATTTGAGGCGCTTTTCTTATCATTAAAGGGATGCATTCATTGACTAAAAATCATTTAGTTGATACAATAAACCTAGATATAACCATCAAAGGGGGATGGACCTATGGACCGCGCCAAATTCATGAAAAAATATTTTCGTAAAAAGATTAAAGGTGCTCAAGATTTCGATGCTTATGCAAGAGCGGATTACGAGCAAGCCTTGGTGCGAGCTAGGGGTTTGCTTGGATTAGAAGAAGCTGATACCAATGAACTCAATCCATTGGTGGTCTCTTTACCTGAAGCCTTCTTTAAGGGATCTAGTGTCTTATTCAAGATGTCTAAGAAAAACGACCACATCCGCTTCAATCAAGCGAGGGTCACCGTTCTCTTATTTGGTGAACATCAATTGTACTACTACACCGCATTAATCGACCATGAACGCGGGGCGTTTTCGGATGATTACACCGTAGAAATCCCATATGGTTCGATTGTTTCCATAGAAACCAATTCCATTCGTTTCTATGAAAGAGGCACGAACCACCACTATATTGATTTACAACTATATCTAGTCAATGACCACGCAATCACGGTTAGACTCAAAGATGTCGTGGTTGAACGTAAAGAACTTCAAGAAGGGGTATCCATCCCTGAAGATACGCAAACCGTACTCATCAATATCATGAAATTCTTGCGTGCGAAACGTGGATTATAGCTCACACTTAGTGGGCTTTTTCTTTTGAAATAACATCTTAGATAAATGTTTGACAATCGATATAAAACCATGTATAATTAATCAAGCTGGTGATTGTATGATTTTAACACTTGAAAAGCTAAAAACCGAATATGCCAATAAGGGGTTCGATCTCTCATTAGACTTCAAACATCGATTGAAAGATCAAACACTGATGTATGACATTGATTTGGTCCGTGTTACGGGACAAGTCCAGTTTTTACAGAGCCGATATGTGCACTTTGATTTAAACATCGAAACCACCTTGACACTCCCTTGTGCCATCACATTGAAACCAGTGAGTTATCCGCTCAGTTTTAAAATTGAAGAAGATGTTTCTGAAACCAGTGACGCTGAATACATGATCGTTGAAGACAAAATCAACCTAGGCGACATCATTTGGGGTGCCATCATACCGATGATCCCAATGCAAGTCTACGCTGAAGATGCTCCAAGGGATTTGTATGAAGAAGAACCAAAGGTGAATGAAGTATTCGCTCAATTAAAAGACCATTTTGACAAAAAATAGGAGGTGTGAAGATGGCAATTCCTTTTCGCCGCACGTCTAAGACTGCAAAAAGAAAACGTCGTACACACTACAAACTAAGCAAACCTACTTTAGTGGTAGACCCACAAACTGGTGACTTAGTATTACCTCACAGAGTATCTCCAACCACTGGGGAATACAGAGGCAATAAAGTAGTTAACGTCAAAGAATCTGAATAAATCAGATTTAAAGAAGGATGCCGATGGGCATCTTTTTCTTTACCCAAAATTTACCCCCATTTATAAATGACTTTACAAAGTAAGCATTTAGTTATAAGATATTCATGAATTCTTAAAATTGAGGTTTTTTACATGAAACGAATTAAAGACAAAGGATTTATCCTTTTAACCATACTTGCTTTTATCATCTTGACGATGTTAAACCGGGTCATGGTCACAGCACAATTTTTCAATCCAGGCATGAATTTGTATTATGAACCATTTGGCATTCGTATCAATGCTTGGTTAGGTGACTTAGGTCTACTCAGTGTCCTTGTAGGGCTATTTTTATTGTTATTTAAAAACAAGAAATATTTCATCCTATCCGTTTTAGGCTTAGGCATTGGGTTATCTGTATTGGTATTCTCACTCAAGATTTATCAATTCTATTATGGGACTGCTTTCTCATTTTTCAATGCGAGAACCTTCTCCAATAGTGCACCTGTGCTTGGTCAACAATTGACCATCCACTTGTGGCGTAATCTCTTTAGAATGGGCCAATATATCGCCTTAATTCCAGCGTTCGCTTTTATTTATATTGGCGTTCAACTATTCACCCGTAAACCTTTCAAAGACAATCCAAATTGGCAGGATTCGGCACGCAAACGTCGTTTCGCCCTCAGCGCATTGCTCATGGGTTTGATGATGAGTACGTTCTCTCAGGTCGTCTATTATAACCACATCAACAATACATTTTATGAAGAACATCGTAACGCCTTAAAAGGGGTTCAAACGATGGGCATTTATAATTATTACTTGGTCGACTTGATCAACTATACCGTGATTCCACAACCAGAACCGGTATTAGAGACCAAACCAGA is from Paracholeplasma manati and encodes:
- a CDS encoding iron chelate uptake ABC transporter family permease subunit, whose amino-acid sequence is MPNKFIKPLIMVGLIALLAVILYLTYWLIGIDVITIGQLVRGLSRRGARVVAMIVVAFTMGMTGLFFQTLTQNRILTPSVIGFDSTFVLSQTLIVFLFGSSTVLIANPYYNFILSTLVMVFSSLLLYGFVLKKGKNNLALLLLVGLVFRTLMGSLTSFLSRIIDPDDFLVVTSRSMASLTNMNTDILWYLALPILVLVIILMARDTKSFDVMNLGEDQAKSLGVSYHKLMNRHLIYIAILISVSTALVGPLMFLGLITVNLSREILKTDYHKPLLWMSSLLGIVFLVLGQFILTTLNLNTSLATLINLIRGLYMISILVKGEKQA
- the secG gene encoding preprotein translocase subunit SecG, encoding MNFADWIAMVLGLFLIVAVALQSSQDDVASAFSGEKSELFKNSKARGLELFLVRFTAVVSFLFVAMVITSILTH
- a CDS encoding YceD family protein codes for the protein MILTLEKLKTEYANKGFDLSLDFKHRLKDQTLMYDIDLVRVTGQVQFLQSRYVHFDLNIETTLTLPCAITLKPVSYPLSFKIEEDVSETSDAEYMIVEDKINLGDIIWGAIIPMIPMQVYAEDAPRDLYEEEPKVNEVFAQLKDHFDKK
- a CDS encoding HepT-like ribonuclease domain-containing protein, which codes for MLVKEKNDQYFVEKIAKDIDFIIKHTQGMTKEALEINEVLIDSILFRFIQISESMKRLSDDFRIRHAEISWVSVIGLRNKIVHDYGDIRLDVIYQTIQMDLPKLKEVFHF
- a CDS encoding nucleotidyltransferase domain-containing protein, whose product is MTLKEQRIYLGLTQTEVSKMVNIPLRTYKDYENNPKRVNSIKYKYILDKLLDFGHIDESHGVLTLDQIKQGIFKATQSYEIDFCYLFGSYARNEATPNSDVDLIISTKATGLQYYGLVETLRQHLLKKVDVILWTDLTSNPELIYAVLKDGIKIVGKGKE
- a CDS encoding siderophore ABC transporter substrate-binding protein, which produces MKKILFLIMVMSMSLFLAACTIVDDTKEYPETVTITQTVTHATSSTDTEKTTETVEEVIPTNPKNVAIFDFGALDILDHVGIETLGIEKLAIVKSNVPSYLSKYNVDSVTNAGTLFEPNFDNLDLFSPDLVIISSRSAWTYDKLKAELGGVAVLNVAVNNTKYLESVENNLDNLKAIFGGNEAFDTMKTTLQTKTAEVKLLAQMSNFKTLIVMTNGDDISGYGVGSRFSFIHNELAFTAADANFGNGDANTHGDIISFEYIQTLNPDVIFVVDRAAAIGGEASTGVLDNALVNATNAAQNNRIIVLDSIAWYIVSGGYQSTLTMINDTKALFS
- the rpmF gene encoding 50S ribosomal protein L32; the encoded protein is MAIPFRRTSKTAKRKRRTHYKLSKPTLVVDPQTGDLVLPHRVSPTTGEYRGNKVVNVKESE
- a CDS encoding iron ABC transporter ATP-binding protein → MIEIQHLNKKYGSLVVLDDVSLTIKEGAVTALIGPNGAGKSTLLGVISKLIEADSGTVLLDGESISKIKPNGFAKAIAILKQTNQINVNLTVRELVSFGRWPHSKGNLTKEDEAKIDEAIQFLRLKEVQHKNINQLSGGQKQRAYIAMIVAQDTKYVLLDEPLNNLDMRYSVDMMLILQDLVKKLGKTVMIVLHDINFAATFSDHIIAMKDGKIIKEGTPDQIMEKDILDYVFDHEFCIAGVNGKKYCIYYQESVEEKI